The genomic interval ctctctctcgccctctcctctctctctctcgccctctctctcgccctctcctctctctcgccctctcctctctctcgccctctcctctctctcgccctctcctctctctctcgccctctcctctctctctcgccctctcctctctctctcgccctctcctctctctctcgccctctcctctctctctcgccctctcctctctctctcgccctctcctctctatctcgccctctcctctctctctcgccctctcctctctctctctcgccctctcctctctctctctcgccctctcctctctctctctcgccctctcctctctctctctcgccctctcctctctctctctcgccctctcctctctctctctcgccctctcctctctctctctcgccctctcctctctctctctcgccctctcctctctctctctcgccctctcctctctctctctctcgccctctcctctctctctctctcgccctctcctctctctctctctcgccctctcctctctctctctctcgccctctcctctctctctctctcgccctctcctctctctctctcgccctctcctctctctctctctcgccctctcctctctctctctctcgccctctcctctctctctctctcgccctctcctctctctctcgccctctcctctctctctctctctcgccctctcctctctctctctctctctcgccctctcctctctctctctctctctctcgccctctcctctctctctctctctctcgccctctcctctctctctctctctctcgccctctcctctctctctctctctctcgccctctcctctctctctctctctctcgccctctcctctctctctctctctcgccctctcctctctctctcgccctctcctctctctctcgccctctccctctctctctctctctctctctcgccctctcctctctctctctctctcgccctttcctctctctctctctctcgccctctcctctctctctctctcgccctctcctctctctctctctctcgccctctcctctctctctctcgccctctcctctctctctctcgccctctcctctctcgccctctctctctcgccctctctctctcgccctctctctctcgccctctctctctcgccctctctctctcgccctctctctctcgccctctctctctcgccctctctctctcgccctctctctctcgccctcgctgGGGATGTATGCCGGAAGTGTATGATGGGAGTACTCCCTGACGTAGACCTCCAATGTCTCCCCTGTGTAGCCGAACATCAGCCTCCATGTTATACGTGCGCCGTGTAAAAATACGGAACAGACGTCGTCCTTATCAGCAACGACGCAAAAGTGTCAAACAAATGTCAATATCCAAGTACGAGAAAAAGAACCGCGCCGGCCCAAGTCCTGAAAACCCTTCCTGAGGTTCATATCACTGGAGCATAAACAATGTCCCAGGTGTCTGCGGAATCCAACCGCCACCGCAGACCGCGTCGCCCCAGACCGCTGCCTATAAGACGTATTCTACCAGTCTACAGATGATACTCTATACAGTGACCCCTCCGGCATTACACCCGGCGTCCAGAGGAGGCAGCGACTGTCTGCAAAAGTAAGTGAACCATGGAAATACTCTGCATGTAAGGACACCGCACAGTACAActactcctgtcctgtatactgggtgtaattctcagtatctgtattattctgtatatatggacactgcacagtaccacttctcctgttctgtatactgggtgtaattctcagtatctgtattattctgtatatatggacactgcacagtaccacttcttctgtcctgtatactgggtgtaattctcagtatctgtgttattctgtatatatatacactgcacagtaccacttctcctgtcctgtatactgggtgtaattctcagtatctgtattattctgtatatatggacactgcacagtaccacttctcctgtcctgtatactgggtgtaattctcagtatctgtattattctgtatatatggacactgcacagtaccacttctcctgtcctgtatactgggtgtaattctcagtatctgtattatcctgtatatacactgcacagtactacttctcctgtcctgtatactgggtgtaattctcagtatctgtattattctgtatatacactgcacagtaccacttctcctgtcctgtatactgggtgtaattctcagtatctgtattattctgtgtatatacactgcacagtaccacttctcctgtcctgtatactgggtgtaattctcagtatctgtattattctgtatatatggacactgcacagtaccacttctcctgtcctgtatactgggtgtaattctcagtatctgtattattctgtatatatacactgcacagtaccacttctcctgtcctgtatactgggtgtaattctcagtatctgtattattctgtgtatatatacactgcacagtaccacttctcctgtcctgtatactgggtataattctcagtatctgtattattctgtatatatacactgcacagtaccacttctcctgtcctgtatactgggtgtaattctcagtctctgtattattctgtatatatatacactgcacagtaccacttctcctgtcctgtatactgggtgtaattctcagtatctgtattattctgtatatatggacactgcacagtaccacttctcctgtcctgtatactgggtgtaattctcagtatctgtattattctgtatatatatacactgcacagcaccacttctcctgttctgtatactgggtgtaattatcagtatctgtattattctgtatatatatacactgcacagcaccacttctcctgttctgtatactgggtgtaattctcagtatctgtattattctgtatatatatatacactgcacagtaccacttctcctgtcctgtatactgggtgtaattctcagtatctgtattattctgtatatatatacactgcacagtaccacttctcctgtcctgtatactgggtgtaattctcagtatctgtattattctgtatatatatacactgcacagtaccacttctcctgtcctgtatactgggtgtaattctcagtatctgtattattctgtatatatggacactgcacagcaccacttcttctgttctgtatactgggtgtaattctcagtatctgtattattctgtatatatgcaatctgcacagtaccacttctcctgtcctgtatactgggtgtaattctcagtatctgtattatgctgtatatatggacactgcacagtactacttcccctgtcctgtatactgggtgtaattctcagtatctgtattattctgtatatatagacactgcacagcaccacttctcctgtcctgtatactgggtgtaattctcagtatctgtattattctgtatatatagacactgcacagtaccacttctcctgtcctgtatactgggtgtaattctcagtatctgtattatgctgtatatatggacactgcacagtaccacttcccctgtcctgtatactgggtgtaattctcagtatctgtattattctgtatatatacactgcacagtaccacttctcctgtcctgtatactgggtgtaattctcagtatctgtattattctgtatatatacactgcacagtaccacttctcctgtcctgtatactgggtgtaattctcagtatgtgtattattctgtatatatggacactgcacagtaccacttctcctgtcctgtatactgggtgtaattctcagtatctgtattatgctgtatatatggacactgcacagtactacttcccctgtcctgtatactgggtgtaattctcaggatctgtatatatggacactgcacagtaccacttctcctgtcctgtatactgggtgtaattctcagtatctgtattgttctgtatatatggacactgcacagtaccacttctcctgtcctgtatactgggtgtaattctcagtatctgtattattctgtatatatatagacactgcacagtaccacttctcctgtcctgtatactgggtgtaattctcagtatctgtattattctgtatatatatagacactgcacagtaccacttctcctgtcctgtataccgggtgtaattctcagtatctgtattatgctgtatatatggacactgccacagtaccacttctcctgtcctgtataccgggtgtaattctcagtatctgtattattctgtatatatatggacactgcacagtaccacttctcctgtcctgtatactgggtgtaattctcagtatctgtatttgtCACGCATTCTGTCATACATGATATATgatcactgcacagtaccacttctcctgtcctgtatactgggtgtaattctcagtatctgcggCGGTTCCTGTCACGCActctgatatatatacactgcacagtaccactctccTGtcctactgggtgtaattctagtATCTGCGGCGGTTCCTGTCNNNNNNNNNNNNNNNNNNNNNNNNNNNNNNNNNNNNNNNNNNNNNNNNNNNNNNNNNNNNNNNNNNNNNNNNNNNNNNNNNNNNNNNNNNNNNNNNNNNNNNNNNNNNNNNNNNNNNNNNNNNNNNNNNNNNNNNNNNNNNNNNNNNNNNNNNNNNNNNNNNNNNNNNNNNNNNNNNNNNNNNNNNNNNNNNNNNNNNNNtaatgtgtgtacacagtgactccaccagcagaatagtgagtgcagctctggagtataatgcaggatataactcaggatcagtacaggataagtaatgtaatgtatgtacacagtgactccaccagcagaatagtgagtgcagctctggagtataatacaggatataactcaggatcagtacaggataagtaatgtaatgtatgtacacagtgactcctccagcagaatagtgagcgcagctctggagtataatacaggatataactcaggatcagtacaggataagtaatgtaatgtacacagtgactccaccagcagaatagtgagtgcagctctggagtataatgcaggatataactcaggatcagtacaggataagtaaagtaatgtatgtacacagtgactccaccagcagaatagtgagtgcagctctggagtataatacaggatataactcaggatcagtacaggataagtaatgtaatgtatgtacacagtgactccaccagcagaatagtgagtacagctctggagtgtaatacaggatataactcaggatcagtacgggataagtaatgtaatgtatgtacacagtgactccaccagcagaatagtgagtgcagctctggagtataatgcaggatataactcgggatcagtacaggataagtaatgtaatgtgtgtacacagtgactccaccagcagaatagtgagtgcagctctggagtataatgcaggatataactcaggatcagtacaggataagtaaagtaatgtatgtacacagtgactccaccagcagaatagtgagtgcagctctggagtataatacaggatataactcaggatcagtacaggataagtaatgtaatgtatgtacacagtgactccaccagcagaatagtgagcgcagctctggagtataatacaggatataactcaggatcagtacaggataagtaatgtaatgtacacagtgactccaccagcagaatagtgagtgcagctctggagtataatactggatgtaactcaggatcagtacaggataagtaatgtatgtacacagtgaccacgagcagaatagtgagtgcagctctggagtataatacaggatataactcaggatcagtacaggataagtaatgtaatgtatgtacacagtgactccagcagcagaatagtgagtgcagctccggagtataatactggatgtaactcaggatcagtacaggataagtaatgtaatgtatgtacacagtgactccaccagcagaatagtgagtgcagctctggagtataatacaggatgtaactcaggatcagtacaggataagtaatgtaatgtatgtacacagtgactccaccagcagaatagtgagtgcagctctggagtataatactggatataactcaggatcagtacaggataagtaatgtaatgtatgtacacagtgactccaccagcagaatagtgagtgcagctctggagtataatacaggatgtaactcaggatcagtacaggataagtaatgtaatgtatgtacacagtgactccaccagcagaatagtgagtgcagctccggagtatagtaCAGCCAGTGTCGTAGTGCAGTGATGTAAAATTAACCCTGTGATGCGTCTGTGCTCGggatggcgggggggggggcgtcctGGAATAGATATTTACCGGCCGCTCTTCCTGCAGGTATTCTGTATCCGCTTTCTCCCAGTTGCGGAGGATGGGGATTAGACATCCTGCGCCGGCTCCTTTCATCGGGAATGTGCTGCTTTTCCAGAAGGTAAATGTTGGGAGTTGTTGTTACTTTCTGCTGTCTTTGGTCTTTTGCTGTTCCTCTCCTCAGTGACGGTAACTTTTACTTTAATTTCCAAGGGATTCTGGGAAGGAGCCAGTCAGATTTTGAAGACGTACGGACCAATCACGGGGTGAGCACATTGCATTGTTTTCGTTATgttttctactccagtcacatccagagctgcatttaacaTTATTTTTGATTGCAAAGCTTTACAGCAAATAGTAATCTCATTACTCCCTGCTGATTGTACAAGAACATTCTCTGCTGTACGGCATTGTAGGAGATGTAGTGTTTGCACCAGGCACTACATCTCCCATAGTGCAGTGCAGCAGAATGACTAGTGTAGCGGTTGTGACTTCTCTCACTATATTATTCAGGTATTATATAGGGCGACGTCCGATGGTTCTCCTGTCCGATCCTGAGGCCGTTAAGCAGGTTCTTCAGAAAGACTTTCCAAACTTTACTAACCGGATGGTGAGTTCTGAGGGGGGACTCGAAACCTTCTGATACATTCCATAAGTCGGGGTTTCAATTcgtcacaattttcaagatctctgcttgccgtcAGTGACTGGGATGATTCTTGTTGATAACtcatcctgacctagtcctgctcacacagctgagggttgcTTTATATGGCTCCTATTGACCCGAATAGGAACTGCTTACATATCGCCCTCTAGTGGCAGCAGAGATTTTGAGAAATGGATGAAAGAAGCCGCGCGGCGTGATCAGATATGAGGAAGGCGCCGCTTATCATTTATGCTGCTAAGTTCACTTTAACCGTCCTGCTCTGATCCCTGCAGAAGCTGAACCTGGTGACCAAGCCAATGAGTGACAGTCTCCTCTGCCTCCGCGACGAGCAGTGGAAGCGCGTGCGCAGCGTCCTGACCCCGTCCTTCAGTGCGGCGCGTATGAAAGAGGTAAGTAAATAAGTTACGTGACGTCATCATCTAGTCAGAGTCACCCGGACTTCCTAGAAATGCACAGTCTCTTCTCTGACCCACCCCTGTCACAGACCCGCCCCTTTACTATCGGCACTTTTTAATGTTTCTCCTTCTACATCATCTGagcgcctcccccccccccccccccagatattcaTTTTCATTCATGAgccccctcttcttcctcctagaTGTGCCCCCTGATAAACCAGGGATGTGACGTGCTGCTGAGTAACTTGCAAAAATTTGCAGAATCGGGAGAACCCTGCAACGTCCAAAGGTAACGGCATCGGCGAGGAAACGACTCCAATAATTCACCGTCAGTACCCTGGATATGTTGTTTTTCTTCAGattatggctgataacagagagcagcgGCAGTCTGCTAATATTAAGACCCCAAGCAGGTATTTCTGGAAAGTGACTGACCCCCGTTTGTCGCCTCCGCAGATGTTTCGCTTGTTACACGATGGACATTGTCGCTAGCGTGGCGTTCGGCACTAAAGTGGATTCCCAGAAAGATCCGGATCACCCGCTGGTGCAGAACAGCAAAAAGTTCCTGGATTTGTTCACTCCGTTCAGACCGGTCATTCTGCTGACATGtaaggagggggagggggtgacGGCAACGGACATGCTAGGACCTCAGTAAGTCTGCCTGTCATCCAATCAGGATGGAGGGGCTGAAGCGTTATCCAGTATAATTAAGGCATTAATATTCATGAGACTGGTTTAGCGCTCACCCTTGATTGGCACGCTGCTCtgcaggatggggggggggggtgtttttgCCATTCAGGACCCTGGGAATGTTGTGTGACGGGATGCATGCTGGGAGGGATATAAAATGTCTCGTCTGTTCGCCGTCTCTCCAGTGGCTTTTCCGTCCATCATGATTCCCATCGCTCGCCGCCTTCCCAATAAGAACCGTGACCAGATTAACCGCTTCTTCCGCAAGGCCATCCGGGAAATGATCGCCCTGCGAGACCAGCAGCCGGCAAACGAGGTACCGAGCGCCTCACacgggggggggagcagggggtGTGAATACTTTCTCATCCGCCCTCCTTCGTGTCACCAGATGACGTCCCAGTGTGAATCTTACATTAGGGGGTTAATATTACATTTTGCCGCTGTTCTCTTCTCTGCCGCAGCGGCGCCGGGATTTCCTGCAACTCATGCTGGACGCTAGGACGGCGGCTGCCAACCTCTCTGTCGATCATTTTGATCTTGTGAACACGGCGGATGTGGCGGCCCCCGTGAGGGAGGAGTCCAGTAAGAAGACCACCAAGACCCTGAACGAGGATGAGATCCTGGGCCAAGCCTTCATCTTCCTCATCGCCGGCTACGAGACCACCTGCAGCCTCCTGTCCTTCACTACTTACCTGTTGGCCACTAATCCAGAGTGCCAGGCGGAGCTACTGAGGGAAGTGGATGAGTTTGCTGAAAACCATGTAAGTGACTCGAGGGAGGGGTGGACCCCAATCTCTGCGGGATATGAATAATCTCTGTCCGTTCCATAGGACGGTGCCGATTACAACACGGTCCATGATCTGCCCTACATGGACATGGTGG from Rhinoderma darwinii isolate aRhiDar2 chromosome 3, aRhiDar2.hap1, whole genome shotgun sequence carries:
- the TBXAS1 gene encoding thromboxane-A synthase, with the protein product MGIRHPAPAPFIGNVLLFQKGFWEGASQILKTYGPITGYYIGRRPMVLLSDPEAVKQVLQKDFPNFTNRMKLNLVTKPMSDSLLCLRDEQWKRVRSVLTPSFSAARMKEMCPLINQGCDVLLSNLQKFAESGEPCNVQRCFACYTMDIVASVAFGTKVDSQKDPDHPLVQNSKKFLDLFTPFRPVILLTLAFPSIMIPIARRLPNKNRDQINRFFRKAIREMIALRDQQPANERRRDFLQLMLDARTAAANLSVDHFDLVNTADVAAPVREESSKKTTKTLNEDEILGQAFIFLIAGYETTCSLLSFTTYLLATNPECQAELLREVDEFAENHDGADYNTVHDLPYMDMVVSEALRMYPPAFRFAREAAADCTVMGCKIPAGTVLEIPIGCMQNDPQYWPEPQTFRPERFTAEEKQKRHPFLYLPFGAGPRSCIGMRLAILEAKITLYRLLQTFRFETCPRTQIPLQVTAVSTLRPKEGVYVRVVAR